One Moorella sp. E308F DNA segment encodes these proteins:
- a CDS encoding xylose ABC transporter ATP-binding protein: protein MDHYILEMREITKQFPGVRALDKVDFKARKGEIHALCGENGAGKSTLMKVLSGVYPYGTYQGEILLNGQPQKFYTIKDSERAGIAIIYQELALVSELSVAENIFLGNEPVHHYLIDWDKMYMEAAKWLKEVGLEVSPGTKIKNLGVGQQQLVEIAKALVKNASILVLDEPTAALTDSEVEILMGILRQLKSKGVTCIYISHKLNEVFAIADNITVLRDGRTIGTVKKDETNQDKIISMMVGRELNSLFPSTKHSPGAITLEVRNFSVYSPDNPRKKIVKDVSFYVRRGEILGIAGLIGSGRTELVTSIYGGYPGKNEGEIWLDGKKVKIKNCEDALSNRIALVPEDRRRQGLVLDMDIRRNITLASLKRSYNIMLNESAEIRDAEFYVDKLKIKTPSVEACVGNLSGGNQQKVVLAKAMMTKPRVLILDEPTRGIDVGAKYEIYNLINSLVSQGVAIVMVSSELPEILGMSDRILVLCEGRITGEFSREEATEEKIMACATGGKASA, encoded by the coding sequence ATGGACCACTATATCCTGGAGATGCGGGAAATTACAAAGCAATTTCCCGGCGTCAGGGCACTAGACAAAGTTGATTTTAAGGCCAGGAAAGGTGAAATACATGCTTTATGTGGCGAAAACGGGGCTGGTAAATCTACCTTAATGAAAGTCTTAAGCGGTGTATATCCTTATGGCACCTACCAGGGAGAAATTTTGCTTAACGGTCAACCCCAAAAGTTCTATACCATTAAGGATTCAGAAAGAGCCGGAATAGCTATTATTTACCAGGAACTGGCTTTAGTTAGCGAATTATCTGTAGCGGAGAACATTTTTCTGGGCAATGAGCCTGTGCATCATTACTTGATTGATTGGGACAAAATGTATATGGAGGCGGCGAAATGGCTCAAAGAGGTGGGCCTGGAGGTAAGCCCGGGAACTAAGATTAAAAACCTGGGGGTAGGGCAACAGCAGCTGGTCGAGATAGCCAAAGCTTTAGTGAAGAACGCCAGTATTCTTGTTCTAGATGAACCTACCGCCGCTTTGACGGATAGTGAAGTAGAAATTCTGATGGGTATTTTACGCCAGCTAAAAAGTAAAGGAGTCACTTGTATTTATATTTCCCACAAGCTAAATGAAGTCTTTGCAATTGCCGATAATATTACCGTCCTTCGTGATGGGAGAACCATTGGTACCGTGAAAAAAGACGAAACGAACCAGGATAAGATCATATCAATGATGGTTGGCCGGGAACTGAACAGCCTTTTCCCCTCTACAAAGCATAGTCCTGGAGCAATTACTTTGGAGGTTCGTAATTTTAGCGTCTACAGTCCAGATAACCCCCGCAAAAAAATAGTAAAAGATGTCAGCTTTTATGTCCGCCGGGGAGAAATCTTAGGTATTGCCGGACTTATTGGCTCGGGCCGCACGGAATTAGTTACCAGCATTTATGGCGGTTATCCAGGTAAAAATGAAGGAGAAATATGGCTGGATGGGAAAAAGGTAAAAATAAAGAATTGTGAAGACGCCCTTTCGAATAGGATAGCTCTCGTGCCTGAAGATCGCCGGCGTCAAGGGCTGGTACTGGATATGGATATCCGCAGAAATATAACCCTTGCCAGCTTAAAAAGATCATATAATATTATGCTTAATGAAAGCGCGGAAATCAGAGATGCGGAATTCTATGTTGATAAATTGAAAATAAAGACCCCCTCCGTAGAAGCTTGTGTAGGAAACTTGAGTGGTGGCAATCAACAAAAAGTAGTCCTGGCTAAAGCCATGATGACTAAACCCAGGGTCCTAATTCTTGATGAGCCAACCCGGGGTATTGATGTGGGGGCTAAATATGAAATATATAATCTCATTAATAGTTTAGTTAGTCAGGGTGTAGCCATTGTTATGGTGTCATCCGAGTTACCTGAGATATTGGGTATGAGCGATCGTATCCTGGTGTTATGTGAAGGAAGAATAACAGGCGAGTTTTCCCGTGAAGAAGCCACAGAAGAAAAAATAATGGCCTGTGCAACTGGAGGTAAGGCAAGTGCTTAA
- the hypD gene encoding hydrogenase formation protein HypD produces the protein MSPLDRFCDTELSRKLMGRVAALADEVAERLGRPAVFIEVCGTHTVAISRLGLRSLLAGRVELRSGPGCPVCVTDHQEIDMMVNLARLAGVTLGTFGDMLRVPGSRSSLERERAGGADVRIFYSPLDAVAFAEANPEREVVFLGIGFETTAPVVASTLTRARAKGVKNFSIFSAHKLIPPAIRAVLSDPVLKLDGLILPGHVSAITGRRAFDFIVKEYGLPSVISGFEPMDILIALHELLLQLLRGEARVVNKYTRVVREEGNLDARKRIAECFEEVDVPWRGLGVIPESGLSLRETFRDFDARFKLNIEPAPPTSHYPPGCACKEILRGKLLPPECRLFSNVCTPVHPVGPCMVSSEGACAAYYRFERFSPVGGGI, from the coding sequence ATGTCACCCCTGGACAGGTTTTGTGATACGGAACTAAGCAGGAAACTCATGGGCCGGGTTGCCGCCCTGGCAGATGAGGTTGCGGAACGCCTAGGGCGGCCGGCAGTTTTTATAGAAGTATGCGGTACACACACAGTGGCTATTTCCCGGCTGGGATTGCGGAGCTTGCTGGCAGGTCGCGTAGAATTGCGAAGCGGCCCCGGGTGTCCTGTTTGTGTAACCGATCACCAGGAAATCGATATGATGGTCAATCTGGCCCGCTTGGCCGGGGTTACGCTGGGAACCTTCGGGGATATGTTACGCGTTCCCGGCAGCCGTTCTTCCCTGGAGAGGGAACGCGCTGGCGGTGCCGACGTGCGCATTTTTTACTCGCCCCTGGACGCAGTGGCCTTTGCTGAAGCCAACCCGGAAAGAGAGGTCGTGTTTTTAGGGATTGGTTTTGAAACGACTGCCCCTGTGGTTGCTTCGACCCTTACGAGGGCCCGGGCTAAAGGGGTGAAAAACTTTAGTATTTTTTCGGCCCATAAACTCATCCCCCCGGCCATCCGCGCCGTTCTCAGTGACCCAGTATTAAAACTGGACGGGCTTATCTTGCCGGGGCATGTTAGCGCTATTACTGGCAGGCGGGCGTTTGACTTTATCGTTAAAGAGTATGGCCTGCCATCAGTAATCAGCGGCTTTGAACCCATGGATATTCTGATTGCCCTTCATGAGCTTTTGCTTCAATTGCTCCGGGGCGAGGCCCGGGTTGTGAACAAGTACACGCGGGTAGTACGGGAAGAAGGCAACCTGGATGCCCGCAAGCGCATTGCGGAGTGTTTTGAGGAGGTCGATGTCCCCTGGCGCGGCCTTGGAGTTATTCCTGAAAGCGGACTTTCACTACGGGAAACTTTTCGGGATTTCGATGCCCGATTTAAACTAAATATAGAACCGGCCCCGCCAACATCTCATTACCCGCCAGGTTGTGCCTGTAAAGAAATTTTACGGGGAAAACTTTTACCCCCGGAATGCCGGCTATTTAGTAATGTATGTACACCTGTCCATCCTGTAGGCCCCTGTATGGTTTCCAGTGAAGGGGCCTGCGCGGCTTACTATCGATTTGAACGTTTTTCTCCAGTTGGAGGTGGCATTTAG
- the xylB gene encoding xylulokinase, whose protein sequence is MPYLLGIDIGTSGTKAVLVEEGGRVAASSYVEYPLSQPRPGWAEQNPEQWWQAVVAAVQEIWVKTGLDGREVAGVGLSGQMHGAVVLGANYQVLRPAILWCDQRTGAECTWMYEEIGEEKLYRWTGNPALPGFTAPKLVWLKKHEPEIYNQIRHVLLPKDYIRFRLTGELATEVSDASGTLLLDVAHRRWSEDMLEALDIPREWLPRVYESPEVTGQITPEAAAATGLPAGTPVVGGGGDQAAGAVGTGIVAEGLLSAALGTSGVVFAMTAKPSIQPGSTLHSFCHAVPGKWHLMGVMLAAGASLQWFRNQLGGEEVREAAATGTDPYELLTALAVDAGPGAEGLLFLPYLLGERTPHPDPAARGGFIGLTMRHRKGHLVRAVLEGVAFGLRDSLELLQQAGVKVEEIRVSGGGARSPLWRQILASVFKHPVTTVNSTDGPAFGAALLAGVGAGIYPSVEAACSSTIKVTSRAEPVPSEASTYDRLYTLYTSLYPLLRGTMHDLTKMTE, encoded by the coding sequence ATGCCGTATTTACTCGGGATCGATATCGGTACGTCAGGTACCAAAGCCGTACTGGTGGAGGAAGGCGGCAGGGTAGCGGCTTCCTCCTATGTAGAGTATCCTTTGAGCCAGCCCCGGCCGGGCTGGGCCGAGCAGAACCCGGAACAGTGGTGGCAGGCCGTGGTGGCGGCGGTGCAGGAAATCTGGGTTAAAACCGGCCTTGACGGCCGGGAGGTTGCCGGCGTTGGCCTTTCGGGCCAGATGCACGGGGCCGTAGTTTTAGGCGCCAACTACCAGGTTTTACGGCCGGCCATCCTCTGGTGCGACCAGCGCACCGGAGCGGAATGCACCTGGATGTACGAGGAAATAGGGGAAGAAAAGCTCTACCGGTGGACGGGGAACCCCGCCCTGCCAGGCTTTACGGCACCAAAGCTGGTCTGGCTGAAGAAGCACGAACCGGAAATTTATAATCAAATCCGCCATGTGTTACTTCCTAAAGACTACATCCGTTTCCGGCTCACGGGAGAACTGGCCACCGAAGTATCCGACGCTTCCGGAACGTTGCTCCTGGATGTGGCCCATCGCCGCTGGTCGGAGGATATGCTGGAAGCTCTGGATATCCCCCGGGAATGGCTGCCCCGGGTATACGAGTCGCCGGAAGTGACCGGCCAGATCACCCCGGAAGCCGCGGCCGCCACCGGCCTCCCGGCCGGAACGCCGGTGGTGGGTGGCGGCGGTGATCAGGCCGCCGGGGCTGTAGGTACAGGCATTGTGGCAGAAGGGCTTCTATCGGCGGCCCTGGGAACCTCCGGCGTGGTATTCGCCATGACCGCTAAGCCGAGTATCCAACCGGGCAGTACCCTGCACTCCTTTTGCCATGCCGTTCCCGGCAAGTGGCACCTTATGGGCGTGATGCTGGCTGCCGGGGCTTCATTACAGTGGTTCCGCAACCAGCTGGGCGGCGAAGAGGTCAGGGAAGCTGCGGCAACGGGCACGGATCCCTATGAGTTGTTGACGGCCCTGGCGGTTGACGCGGGTCCGGGTGCCGAAGGGTTGCTGTTCTTGCCCTACCTGCTGGGAGAAAGGACGCCTCATCCCGACCCGGCAGCCCGGGGCGGATTTATCGGCCTCACCATGCGTCACAGGAAGGGGCACCTGGTGCGGGCCGTCCTGGAAGGCGTGGCCTTCGGCCTGCGCGATTCCCTGGAACTTTTACAGCAGGCCGGGGTGAAGGTGGAAGAAATCCGCGTTTCCGGCGGCGGCGCCCGCAGTCCTTTATGGCGGCAGATTCTCGCCAGCGTCTTTAAGCACCCGGTGACCACGGTGAACAGTACCGATGGGCCGGCCTTTGGCGCCGCCTTGCTGGCCGGGGTGGGGGCGGGTATTTACCCTTCCGTGGAAGCTGCCTGTAGCTCTACCATCAAGGTGACCAGCCGGGCCGAACCGGTACCGTCAGAAGCTAGCACCTACGACCGCCTTTATACCCTGTATACGTCCTTGTATCCCCTCCTGCGGGGCACCATGCACGATTTGACCAAGATGACGGAGTGA
- the hypE gene encoding hydrogenase expression/formation protein HypE: protein MKENGRDIVLLAHGDGGALTHELINNLFLCHFESNILKTLTDAAVFSINEGRMAITTDSFVVDPPFFPGGDVGKLAVCGTVNDLAVSGARPVYLTASFILEEGLPLADLESIVQSMAGACGVAGVEIVTGDTKVVEKGHLDKIFINTTGVGYIFPGVDLGYHRIKPGDKVLVNGSLGQHGIAVLCKRYGFDFAGQVMSDCAPLNGIISLLLKEIRGIKIMRDLTRGGLATTAKEIASACGLDIWLDENCIPVDAGVKGAAEMLGLDPLYLANEGKFMVIVTPEEAEKAVAVMQGHELGRDARIIGEVKPGKGNVYLSTSLGGTKLLDLMAGSPLPRIC from the coding sequence ATGAAAGAGAATGGCAGGGATATTGTTTTGCTGGCTCACGGTGACGGGGGTGCCCTTACCCATGAACTCATTAATAACCTTTTTCTTTGTCACTTTGAAAGCAATATCCTGAAAACGCTCACCGATGCGGCGGTTTTTTCCATAAATGAAGGGAGAATGGCCATCACTACGGATTCCTTTGTTGTCGATCCGCCTTTCTTTCCCGGGGGAGATGTGGGAAAACTGGCGGTTTGCGGCACGGTAAATGATCTGGCGGTCAGCGGCGCCCGGCCCGTCTATCTCACGGCTTCTTTTATTTTAGAAGAAGGACTACCCCTTGCCGATCTTGAAAGCATTGTCCAATCTATGGCCGGGGCCTGCGGGGTCGCGGGCGTAGAAATTGTCACCGGTGATACCAAGGTGGTTGAAAAAGGTCATTTAGATAAAATTTTTATTAACACCACCGGTGTCGGTTATATTTTTCCAGGAGTAGATTTGGGTTACCACCGGATTAAACCTGGTGATAAAGTTTTAGTCAACGGCAGCCTCGGGCAACACGGTATCGCGGTACTTTGTAAACGGTATGGCTTTGATTTTGCAGGACAGGTCATGAGCGATTGTGCCCCGCTGAACGGTATAATTAGCCTGCTTTTAAAGGAAATTCGGGGGATCAAGATAATGCGGGATCTTACCCGGGGTGGCCTGGCAACAACCGCCAAAGAAATTGCGTCAGCCTGCGGTTTAGATATCTGGCTGGACGAAAATTGTATTCCTGTCGATGCCGGGGTAAAGGGTGCCGCCGAGATGCTGGGACTGGATCCCCTCTACCTTGCCAACGAGGGGAAGTTTATGGTTATTGTCACCCCGGAAGAAGCAGAAAAAGCTGTAGCGGTAATGCAAGGGCATGAATTGGGAAGGGATGCCAGGATTATAGGCGAAGTCAAACCTGGCAAGGGGAACGTTTATCTCTCCACATCCCTTGGAGGTACTAAACTCTTAGATCTTATGGCTGGAAGTCCTCTACCACGGATCTGTTGA
- the xylF gene encoding D-xylose ABC transporter substrate-binding protein codes for MTILIGCGQGGNSNKNGGNQGASAKSGDKIKIGLSMDDLRLERWQHDRDLFVAKAKELGAEVLVQSANGDDATQLSQAENLISQGIDVLVVIPHNGDAMAPIVEAAHKAGVKVLAYDRLIRNADVDLYISFDNVRVGELQAEYLTKKVPQGKYFLMGGSPTDNNAKLFRQGQMNVLKPLIDKGDIKVVGDQWVKDWLPEEAMKIMENALTSNNNQIDAVVASNDSTAGGAIQALAAQNLAGKVAISGQDADLAACQRIVEGTQSMTVYKPITALATRAAEVAVALAKGEDVKPNSKVNNGKIDVPSILLTPIMVDKDNMVQTVIKDGFHKLEDVYKNIPKEKWPKQ; via the coding sequence ATGACCATTCTTATAGGTTGCGGTCAAGGTGGAAATTCGAACAAAAATGGAGGTAATCAGGGCGCTTCGGCCAAAAGTGGCGATAAGATAAAAATAGGTCTCTCAATGGATGATTTACGCCTGGAACGCTGGCAGCATGATAGAGACTTGTTTGTGGCTAAGGCCAAGGAACTCGGAGCTGAAGTACTGGTACAATCGGCAAACGGTGACGATGCTACCCAGCTTTCCCAGGCTGAGAACCTCATTTCCCAGGGTATTGATGTCTTAGTTGTAATACCCCATAATGGCGATGCTATGGCTCCTATTGTCGAAGCGGCGCATAAAGCTGGTGTGAAAGTCCTGGCTTATGATCGTTTAATAAGAAATGCAGATGTAGATCTCTATATTTCCTTTGATAATGTCCGCGTCGGTGAATTACAGGCCGAGTACCTGACCAAGAAGGTTCCTCAAGGTAAATATTTCCTTATGGGTGGATCGCCTACAGACAACAATGCTAAATTATTTAGACAAGGGCAGATGAATGTTCTTAAACCGCTTATTGATAAGGGAGACATTAAAGTTGTTGGCGATCAGTGGGTTAAAGATTGGCTGCCGGAAGAGGCCATGAAGATTATGGAAAATGCCCTGACCAGCAATAATAACCAGATTGATGCTGTGGTCGCATCTAACGACAGTACTGCGGGCGGAGCTATTCAAGCTTTGGCTGCTCAGAACTTAGCTGGTAAAGTGGCTATTTCTGGCCAGGATGCGGACCTTGCTGCCTGCCAGCGTATTGTTGAAGGAACACAATCTATGACTGTTTATAAACCTATTACGGCTCTGGCCACCCGGGCCGCGGAGGTTGCGGTAGCTCTGGCCAAGGGTGAGGATGTTAAACCTAATAGTAAAGTAAACAATGGGAAGATAGATGTGCCGTCCATTTTGCTGACACCCATTATGGTAGACAAAGATAATATGGTCCAGACCGTAATTAAAGATGGTTTCCACAAACTTGAGGATGTTTACAAAAACATCCCCAAAGAAAAGTGGCCGAAGCAATAG
- a CDS encoding HypC/HybG/HupF family hydrogenase formation chaperone — MCLGIVGKVIKVTAADETAIIDVHGARREISIALLGQVKVGDYVLVHAGFAIEKIDLKEAEQMVKMWEEQLNDVTPGQVL, encoded by the coding sequence ATGTGTTTAGGTATTGTGGGTAAAGTAATTAAGGTAACTGCGGCTGATGAAACCGCGATAATTGATGTTCACGGCGCCCGCAGGGAGATATCCATAGCTTTACTGGGGCAGGTAAAGGTTGGCGATTATGTGCTGGTTCATGCCGGATTTGCCATAGAAAAGATTGATTTAAAAGAAGCAGAACAGATGGTAAAAATGTGGGAGGAACAATTAAACGATGTCACCCCTGGACAGGTTTTGTGA
- a CDS encoding TIM barrel protein → MQDLRYQTTRRSPAELIRHLQNFELKLRFSAGIWFFSGSNSRFHTRYGRELTIEERLEKYAALKQYGLEGIEAHYPNEINEHNLTLYRDFCRDTGMRVVTVVPNLFYEEQFRHGSLSSPLPAARQAAIQRVKETLEINKELGTEFMVVWPGIDGYENPFGIDFIEMRHRFATGLAEAMDAVPGVRVAIEPKPYEPRGRIIYGTTAEGILLAEKVEGLLQNQENKQLLEQGYTLVGLNPEIGHVLMGYEDLPYALSLPLEYGRLVHTHWNSQPLGNYDQDLNVGVVAPEQAEAALYVLKMHGYQGWFGLDINPERMPVERALLNCIDALRAMNDRINSLDHERVVTCLQDPERYAGYLEAILIRARARKADILSPLSFTTS, encoded by the coding sequence ATGCAGGATTTGCGTTATCAAACCACCCGCCGTTCACCGGCAGAGTTAATCCGGCACTTGCAAAATTTTGAGCTAAAACTGCGCTTTTCAGCCGGCATATGGTTCTTTTCCGGCAGCAACAGCCGCTTTCATACCCGCTATGGCAGGGAACTGACCATTGAGGAACGCCTGGAGAAATACGCGGCTCTGAAACAATATGGCCTGGAAGGTATTGAGGCCCATTATCCCAACGAGATCAATGAACATAACCTGACCCTTTACCGGGATTTTTGCCGGGATACCGGGATGCGGGTAGTAACGGTAGTGCCCAATCTTTTCTATGAAGAACAGTTCCGCCACGGCTCTTTATCTTCACCCCTGCCGGCGGCCCGGCAGGCAGCCATCCAGCGCGTTAAAGAAACACTGGAAATAAATAAAGAGCTGGGCACAGAGTTCATGGTTGTCTGGCCTGGAATAGATGGCTATGAAAACCCCTTCGGTATCGATTTCATAGAAATGCGCCATCGTTTCGCTACCGGACTGGCAGAAGCCATGGATGCTGTGCCCGGGGTACGGGTAGCCATTGAGCCGAAACCGTATGAGCCCCGGGGGAGAATAATCTACGGCACCACCGCGGAGGGGATTTTGCTGGCCGAGAAGGTGGAGGGGCTGCTGCAAAACCAGGAAAATAAACAACTCCTGGAGCAGGGCTATACCCTGGTCGGGCTCAACCCCGAGATCGGTCATGTCCTCATGGGTTATGAAGATTTGCCTTATGCGTTGAGCCTGCCCCTGGAGTACGGCCGGCTGGTGCATACCCACTGGAACAGCCAGCCCCTGGGTAACTACGACCAGGATTTGAATGTCGGCGTCGTAGCACCGGAACAGGCCGAGGCCGCCCTCTACGTCCTCAAGATGCACGGCTACCAGGGGTGGTTTGGCCTGGATATTAACCCGGAGCGGATGCCGGTAGAAAGGGCGCTGCTGAACTGCATAGATGCCTTACGGGCCATGAATGACCGCATAAACAGCCTGGATCATGAACGGGTAGTTACCTGCCTGCAGGATCCGGAACGCTATGCCGGCTACCTGGAGGCTATCCTCATCCGGGCCCGGGCCAGGAAGGCAGATATTTTGAGCCCTTTATCCTTCACGACATCATAA
- a CDS encoding DUF4380 domain-containing protein: protein MSPCWWREINFRGWDGAVEFGNDLIRVVMVPALGGRIMAYDLGDYSFLYVNKELEGKLFTPEENYGDGSIAAWKNYGGDKTWPAPQGWDTGEEWHGPPDPVLDTGVYTGRWLECSPEKVSYEVESPPDPRTGIKIFRKVTIRQDSSKLWLELRMKNVSSRPVAWSIWNVTQLDTRLRSDNGYDTNCRLYIPLNPESRFAKGYRVIFGEEDNPQWGRGEDDLLVVPYLFYVGKIGVDSPAGWMAFVNGTEGYTWCLRYPYYPGEKDAYPDGGCTVECWTVGRGVVTGKDYSQETGYHLEAEVLGPIRKLKPEEIQILPLEMGVAKGGGGFASVTAAGYIARGGDVRLQQGKLIINLSGGVFYKGRLWVVVTDARHTVIWQQDLGDVSPQEEVKINRKIDLPFSNKNLLTLQAHLVIDHPGGMDEYYQTYL, encoded by the coding sequence ATGAGCCCCTGCTGGTGGCGGGAAATAAACTTCCGCGGCTGGGATGGCGCTGTCGAGTTCGGCAATGACCTCATCCGGGTGGTGATGGTCCCGGCCCTGGGCGGAAGAATTATGGCCTATGATCTTGGTGATTATTCCTTCCTTTACGTTAATAAAGAGTTAGAGGGCAAACTTTTCACGCCCGAAGAAAATTATGGCGATGGTTCCATTGCCGCCTGGAAGAATTACGGCGGCGATAAAACCTGGCCGGCACCCCAGGGGTGGGATACCGGGGAAGAATGGCACGGCCCGCCGGACCCGGTGCTTGATACCGGGGTATATACGGGGCGATGGCTGGAATGCAGTCCGGAAAAAGTAAGCTATGAAGTGGAAAGCCCGCCGGATCCCCGGACGGGGATTAAGATTTTTCGCAAGGTTACTATTCGGCAGGACAGCAGCAAGCTGTGGCTGGAGTTAAGGATGAAGAATGTCAGCTCCCGGCCGGTCGCCTGGAGTATCTGGAATGTGACCCAGTTAGATACACGATTGAGAAGTGACAATGGCTATGACACTAATTGCCGCCTTTATATACCTTTAAACCCTGAGAGCAGGTTCGCCAAAGGATATCGCGTGATCTTTGGCGAAGAAGATAACCCGCAATGGGGCCGAGGAGAAGACGACCTCTTAGTAGTACCTTATCTGTTCTATGTTGGTAAAATCGGCGTCGATTCACCGGCTGGTTGGATGGCCTTTGTCAATGGTACCGAAGGCTATACCTGGTGCCTGCGTTACCCCTACTATCCGGGAGAGAAAGATGCCTATCCCGACGGGGGTTGCACGGTGGAATGCTGGACGGTGGGACGCGGTGTAGTGACAGGCAAGGATTATTCGCAAGAAACCGGTTATCACCTGGAAGCGGAAGTATTGGGGCCCATCCGCAAGCTGAAGCCGGAGGAAATACAGATTCTTCCTTTGGAAATGGGAGTTGCTAAAGGGGGTGGGGGATTTGCGAGTGTAACAGCAGCGGGTTATATAGCCAGAGGGGGTGACGTCAGGTTACAACAAGGGAAATTAATAATAAATCTTTCTGGCGGTGTTTTTTATAAAGGAAGGTTGTGGGTAGTTGTAACTGATGCCAGGCATACCGTTATTTGGCAACAAGATTTAGGAGACGTATCTCCTCAAGAAGAGGTAAAAATTAACCGGAAAATAGACCTGCCCTTTTCCAACAAAAATTTGCTAACTCTGCAAGCTCATTTAGTCATTGACCATCCCGGAGGTATGGATGAATACTACCAAACGTACCTCTAA
- a CDS encoding LacI family DNA-binding transcriptional regulator has product MANISDVAKRAGVSRTTVSRVLNGKDDVNEETRRRVLEAIRELNYRPSALARSLVKQKTDTIGVILSDITDPFFSRIIQGVEDVAHKFGYGIVYASMRWDPQIKHNYVNFLRSGRVDGLLMMGHTVGNEDYVREMVEERFPIVLVEYWIDNLKANFIAIDNRGGGYLATRHLLGLGHRRIAHVAGHKNARVSQERLAGYRQALAEAGVPYDESLVVYSDFTTEGAIPVAKKLLSLPERPTAVFAANDLMAYGVIHAARELGLKVPQDLAVVGYDDIELASLVTPPLTTIHQPRYEIGSMAAWSLIQQIENKEMQPTVTEFKTSLVIRESCGAVFRRGSQGYLEGGKPA; this is encoded by the coding sequence TTGGCAAATATCTCTGATGTTGCTAAAAGAGCCGGAGTATCGCGAACTACAGTATCCAGGGTTCTCAACGGCAAAGACGACGTCAACGAAGAGACCCGGCGCCGGGTGCTGGAGGCCATCCGGGAGCTTAACTACCGTCCCAGCGCCCTGGCCCGCAGCCTGGTGAAGCAAAAAACCGACACCATCGGCGTTATCCTGTCGGACATCACCGATCCCTTTTTCTCCCGCATCATCCAGGGAGTGGAGGATGTAGCCCATAAGTTTGGCTACGGCATCGTGTATGCCAGCATGCGCTGGGACCCGCAAATCAAGCACAACTATGTTAATTTCTTACGCAGCGGCCGGGTAGACGGCCTGCTCATGATGGGTCACACCGTAGGGAATGAAGACTATGTGCGCGAGATGGTGGAAGAAAGATTTCCAATAGTTCTGGTAGAGTACTGGATCGATAATCTGAAGGCGAACTTCATTGCCATCGACAACCGGGGTGGAGGCTACCTGGCCACCAGGCACCTGCTGGGCCTGGGGCACCGCCGTATTGCCCATGTAGCGGGGCATAAGAATGCCCGGGTGTCGCAAGAACGCCTGGCCGGCTACCGCCAGGCCCTGGCCGAAGCTGGTGTGCCCTACGACGAAAGCCTGGTAGTTTACAGCGATTTTACCACCGAAGGGGCCATACCGGTGGCGAAAAAACTATTATCCCTGCCTGAGCGGCCGACTGCTGTCTTTGCTGCCAACGACCTGATGGCCTATGGTGTCATCCATGCGGCGCGCGAACTGGGCTTAAAGGTACCCCAGGACCTGGCTGTGGTGGGTTATGACGATATTGAGCTGGCGTCCCTGGTAACGCCGCCCCTGACCACCATCCACCAGCCGCGGTACGAGATCGGCTCCATGGCCGCCTGGTCCCTGATCCAGCAGATCGAGAATAAAGAGATGCAGCCCACAGTAACCGAGTTTAAGACGAGCCTGGTTATCAGGGAATCTTGCGGTGCTGTTTTCCGGCGCGGCAGCCAGGGGTATCTAGAAGGAGGTAAACCGGCATGA